A stretch of Candidatus Sphingomonas phytovorans DNA encodes these proteins:
- the sseA gene encoding 3-mercaptopyruvate sulfurtransferase: protein MDSLVTTEWLAGELGANDLRIVDATYVLAGDKRDPAAEYEAAHIPGAVFMDLAELADTNTTLPSMLPSPEKFASRMQSLGLGDGSRIVLYDNSPYHTAARAWWMLRTFGAHDVAILDGGFAKWQAEGRETKSGKETLRHRHFTVWADDKGVRTLDQMKSNIDSGAEQVLDARSAARFTGEEPDPRPATHAGHIPGSKNLPQGRLFNADGTWKQGEALKAEFEAAGVDLAKPLVTTCGSGITAAVLSFGAHLLGNEAALYDGSWSEWGADRSTPKATGAA, encoded by the coding sequence ATGGACTCGCTGGTAACGACCGAATGGCTCGCAGGGGAGCTTGGCGCGAACGATCTGCGCATCGTCGATGCGACCTATGTGCTGGCCGGCGACAAGCGCGATCCGGCCGCTGAATATGAGGCGGCGCACATCCCGGGCGCGGTGTTCATGGACCTGGCCGAACTGGCCGACACCAATACCACCCTGCCGTCGATGCTGCCCTCGCCCGAGAAATTCGCGAGCCGCATGCAATCGCTTGGCCTTGGCGACGGCAGCCGCATCGTGCTCTACGACAACTCGCCCTATCATACCGCGGCGCGCGCCTGGTGGATGCTGCGCACCTTCGGCGCGCATGACGTCGCCATCCTCGACGGCGGCTTCGCCAAATGGCAGGCCGAAGGTCGCGAGACGAAGAGCGGCAAGGAAACGCTGCGCCACCGCCACTTCACCGTGTGGGCCGACGACAAGGGCGTGCGCACGCTCGACCAGATGAAGTCGAACATCGACAGCGGCGCGGAGCAGGTGCTCGACGCCCGTTCCGCCGCGCGCTTCACCGGCGAGGAGCCCGATCCCCGTCCTGCGACCCATGCCGGCCACATCCCCGGGTCGAAGAACCTGCCCCAGGGCAGACTGTTCAACGCCGACGGCACCTGGAAGCAAGGCGAAGCGCTGAAGGCCGAGTTCGAGGCAGCGGGCGTCGATCTCGCCAAGCCGCTCGTCACCACCTGCGGATCGGGCATCACCGCTGCGGTATTGTCGTTCGGCGCGCATCTCCTCGGCAACG